A stretch of the Oceanicola sp. D3 genome encodes the following:
- the wrbA gene encoding NAD(P)H:quinone oxidoreductase produces the protein MTRVLVLYYSSYGHVRTLAEAEAEGARSLPGTHVDLRRVPETVPEEIRQKAGFAVDETPVASPVDLEGYDAVIFGTPTLFGMMAGQMKSFLDQAGGLWARNALVGKVAAVFTSTGSQHGGHEATLLSTQIPLQHFGMLIAGMPYTFAGQKTGEEIVGGAPYGAGTIAGADGSRTPSETDLAGARFQGAHVARIAARLAGADWQQEEAA, from the coding sequence ATGACCCGTGTTCTTGTTCTTTACTATTCCAGCTACGGCCATGTCCGCACGCTCGCCGAGGCCGAGGCCGAAGGCGCCCGCTCGCTGCCGGGCACCCATGTCGATCTGCGCCGCGTACCCGAAACCGTCCCCGAGGAGATCCGGCAAAAGGCCGGATTCGCCGTGGACGAAACCCCCGTTGCATCTCCTGTGGATCTTGAAGGCTATGACGCCGTCATTTTCGGCACCCCGACGCTGTTCGGGATGATGGCAGGACAGATGAAGTCTTTCCTCGATCAGGCTGGCGGTCTGTGGGCGCGGAATGCGCTGGTCGGCAAGGTCGCAGCCGTCTTTACCTCTACTGGCTCGCAGCATGGTGGGCATGAGGCGACACTGCTGTCCACCCAGATCCCGCTGCAGCATTTCGGAATGCTAATCGCGGGCATGCCCTACACTTTTGCAGGTCAGAAGACGGGCGAGGAAATCGTAGGCGGCGCCCCCTATGGCGCGGGCACCATCGCCGGGGCCGACGGGTCACGCACACCATCCGAAACCGACCTTGCAGGCGCACGCTTCCAAGGTGCCCATGTCGCCCGGATCGCTGCACGCCTTGCCGGGGCAGACTGGCAACAAGAAGAGGCCGCGTGA
- a CDS encoding LysR family transcriptional regulator: MDKLSVMNAFRRIVDRGSFARAAEDLGVSPALLSREIKLLEESLGTVLLTRTTRSMSLTDAGQLFYDEASGILDAVSQVETRIRDGAGAIRGHLKVNASSSFGQTVIAPILPGFLDAYPDLRLTLSMDDRVIDMVEGGFDVSIRIRAAMPDSALVARKLGTMRQQVFAAPSYLDKAGAPETPQDVAKHRVIGFLLADHLTAWTLHGPSDTVTLDLDPSIRVGNSLVLRDLLIAGQGIGTLPDFVSRDAVARGELVRVLPDWELPAPEIYAVTASRLGMDAKVSAFLDHLRVALRP; this comes from the coding sequence ATGGACAAGCTCTCCGTCATGAACGCCTTTCGCCGCATTGTAGACCGCGGAAGCTTTGCGCGTGCGGCGGAGGATCTCGGTGTTTCACCCGCCCTCCTCAGCCGCGAGATCAAGCTCTTGGAGGAGAGCCTGGGCACGGTATTGCTCACACGCACGACACGTTCCATGTCACTCACCGATGCTGGCCAGCTCTTTTATGACGAGGCATCCGGCATCCTCGATGCTGTGTCCCAGGTCGAGACGCGTATCCGTGACGGTGCCGGGGCGATACGGGGCCATCTCAAGGTGAACGCTTCGAGCTCTTTCGGACAGACTGTCATTGCGCCGATCCTGCCGGGTTTCCTTGATGCCTATCCCGACCTGCGTCTGACGCTGTCGATGGATGACAGGGTGATCGACATGGTGGAGGGCGGCTTTGATGTTTCGATCCGGATCCGGGCGGCCATGCCGGATTCCGCGCTTGTGGCGCGCAAGCTGGGGACGATGCGGCAACAGGTCTTTGCCGCGCCGTCCTATCTGGACAAAGCCGGCGCTCCGGAAACGCCGCAGGACGTAGCCAAGCACCGTGTCATCGGGTTCTTGCTGGCCGATCATCTCACCGCCTGGACCCTTCATGGTCCATCCGACACAGTGACCTTGGACCTTGATCCTTCCATCCGCGTCGGCAACAGCCTTGTCCTGCGCGATCTGTTGATCGCCGGCCAGGGCATCGGGACCTTGCCAGATTTCGTTTCAAGGGATGCGGTTGCGCGCGGCGAGCTGGTCCGCGTGTTGCCCGATTGGGAACTGCCCGCGCCGGAGATCTACGCGGTGACAGCCTCGCGCCTCGGCATGGATGCAAAGGTCTCGGCGTTTCTCGATCATCTGCGCGTCGCGCTGCGCCCCTGA
- a CDS encoding ArsJ-associated glyceraldehyde-3-phosphate dehydrogenase — MTAYAVNGLGRIGKLALKPLLEKGAKIAWINDAVGDAAMHAHLLEFDTVHGRWDAEFASDEESVTIDGVRLPFIGTRDLGELPLEGVDVVIDCTGVFKSEAKLAPYFVAGVKKVVVSAPVKDGPTANIVIGVNDESYDAEAHSIVTAASCTTNCLAPVVKVIHEGLGIRHGSITTIHDVTNTQTIVDRPAKDLRRARSALNSLIPTTTGSATAITLIYPELKGRLNGHAVRVPLLNASLTDCVFEVERETNAEEVNEMFRVASEGELKGILGYETRPLVSTDYTNDTRSSIVDAPSTMVVNGTQVKIYAWYDNEMGYAHRLVDVAMMVGASL; from the coding sequence ATGACCGCCTATGCTGTGAACGGCCTTGGCCGGATCGGAAAGCTTGCCCTGAAGCCGCTGCTGGAGAAGGGCGCAAAGATTGCCTGGATCAACGACGCGGTGGGCGATGCGGCGATGCACGCGCATCTGCTGGAGTTCGACACGGTGCACGGGCGCTGGGATGCGGAATTTGCGAGTGATGAGGAGAGCGTGACGATTGATGGCGTGCGGCTGCCGTTCATCGGCACGCGCGACTTGGGCGAGTTGCCGCTTGAGGGCGTTGACGTGGTGATCGACTGCACCGGCGTGTTCAAGAGCGAGGCCAAGCTGGCGCCCTACTTCGTGGCGGGCGTGAAGAAGGTGGTGGTGTCGGCCCCGGTGAAGGACGGGCCGACGGCGAATATCGTGATCGGGGTGAATGACGAGAGCTATGACGCCGAGGCGCACAGCATCGTCACCGCCGCCTCCTGCACCACCAATTGCCTCGCGCCGGTGGTAAAGGTGATTCACGAGGGGCTGGGCATCAGGCATGGCTCGATCACCACGATCCATGACGTGACCAACACGCAAACCATCGTGGACCGGCCCGCTAAGGACTTGCGCCGGGCCCGCTCGGCGCTGAACTCGCTGATCCCGACGACCACGGGCAGCGCCACGGCGATTACGCTGATTTACCCCGAGCTGAAGGGGCGGCTGAATGGCCATGCGGTGCGGGTGCCGCTGCTGAACGCCTCGCTGACCGATTGCGTCTTCGAGGTGGAACGGGAGACGAACGCCGAGGAGGTGAACGAGATGTTCCGCGTGGCCTCTGAAGGGGAGCTGAAGGGCATTCTCGGCTATGAGACCCGGCCGCTTGTTTCGACCGATTACACCAATGACACCCGCTCCAGCATCGTTGATGCGCCCTCCACAATGGTGGTGAACGGGACGCAGGTGAAGATTTATGCGTGGTATGACAACGAGATGGGCTATGCGCACCGGCTGGTGGACGTGGCGATGATGGTGGGGGCCTCGCTTTGA
- a CDS encoding EamA family transporter: MSRTSDIFLTALAPAVWGSTYLVTTEALPSGYPVTLAALRALPAGLLLLALTRCLPPRAWLGRALLLGSFNFALFWVLLFVAAYRLPGGVAATLGSLQAIIVILMAYGWLGTPIRTGAVAAAAVGILGVALLLIGPEAALDPIGIAAGLGGAASMAAGTVLSRKWRPQVSALSFTAWQLTAGGLILLPLALITEPPLPPLSATNIAGLVWLGLIGAAATYALWFRGVARIEPGAVSMLGMMSPVTAVLLGWVVLGQSLSLLQGLGAVVVLASVWAGQRANRTGSGGSVAQVR, encoded by the coding sequence ATGTCACGTACCAGTGATATTTTTCTGACGGCGCTCGCCCCGGCGGTCTGGGGCAGCACCTATCTTGTCACCACCGAGGCGCTGCCGTCGGGCTATCCCGTGACCCTTGCCGCGCTTCGGGCCCTACCGGCCGGACTGCTACTGCTGGCACTTACGCGTTGCCTGCCACCGCGCGCATGGCTAGGCCGCGCCTTGCTGCTCGGGAGCTTCAACTTCGCCCTGTTCTGGGTGCTTCTGTTCGTGGCCGCCTATCGCCTGCCGGGCGGGGTCGCGGCAACACTCGGATCTTTGCAGGCGATTATAGTAATTCTCATGGCATACGGCTGGCTCGGCACACCGATCCGAACAGGAGCGGTCGCTGCTGCTGCTGTGGGAATTCTTGGCGTGGCACTGTTGTTGATCGGTCCCGAGGCTGCGCTCGACCCCATCGGTATCGCTGCCGGTTTGGGTGGCGCTGCCTCCATGGCGGCAGGTACGGTGCTCAGCCGTAAATGGCGGCCGCAGGTCTCGGCGCTGAGCTTTACCGCCTGGCAGCTGACGGCTGGAGGTCTCATCCTGTTGCCGCTCGCTTTGATTACTGAGCCGCCCTTGCCGCCGCTGTCAGCGACGAACATCGCCGGACTGGTCTGGCTTGGCCTTATCGGCGCGGCGGCGACCTACGCGCTCTGGTTTCGGGGGGTTGCTCGAATCGAACCCGGTGCCGTTTCCATGCTTGGTATGATGAGTCCGGTAACAGCGGTATTGCTTGGCTGGGTGGTGCTGGGGCAATCTCTTTCGCTCCTGCAGGGCCTGGGTGCGGTCGTCGTCCTCGCCTCTGTGTGGGCCGGTCAGCGGGCAAACCGAACTGGTTCCGGGGGCTCTGTTGCGCAGGTTCGTTGA
- a CDS encoding IS1182 family transposase — MMGPRQEAQPALFYEFSLDDHVPQDHLLRSIDRFVDLSSIRAHLADFYSHTGRPSVDPELLIRMLLVGYCFGIRSERRLCEEVHLNLAYRWFCRLDLADRVPDHSTFSKNRHGRFRDSELLRHLFEVTVARCIAEGLVSGQRMAVDASLIEADANKQNSTPKEDWDARQIDPADARRAVREYLETLDEAAFGAASEVQPKFTSHSDPASQWTAARKGPAFFSYSDNYLIDTDHGVIVDVEATRSIRQAEVGSTKTMLERVKAKFDLHPERLIADTAYGTAPMLGWLVDRKIAPHIPVFDKSGRSDGTWTRADFEWDAENNQYICPEGHELKQFRRNYSDPNRGPTGKGVAKYRCLKHTCQACPSKSRCCPNMDFRSITREEHEDARQVARDIAKTEQYAISMKLRKKVEMLFAHLKRILGLNRLRLRGPCGANDEFLLAATAQNLRKLARILPAPQQVRTA; from the coding sequence ATGATGGGACCGCGGCAGGAGGCGCAACCGGCGTTGTTCTACGAGTTCTCGCTTGATGATCACGTCCCGCAAGACCACTTGCTTCGATCCATCGACCGCTTTGTCGACCTGAGCAGCATCCGCGCCCATCTTGCAGATTTCTACAGCCACACTGGCCGCCCCTCGGTCGATCCCGAGTTGCTGATCCGCATGCTGCTGGTCGGCTATTGCTTCGGCATTCGGTCGGAGCGGCGGCTGTGTGAAGAGGTGCATCTGAACCTGGCATATCGCTGGTTTTGCCGCCTCGATCTCGCCGACCGGGTTCCCGATCACTCGACATTTTCCAAGAACAGACACGGCCGGTTCCGGGACAGCGAGTTGCTGCGCCATCTGTTCGAGGTGACGGTCGCACGGTGCATCGCTGAGGGCCTGGTCAGCGGGCAGCGCATGGCGGTCGACGCAAGTCTGATCGAAGCGGATGCCAACAAGCAGAACTCGACGCCGAAAGAGGATTGGGACGCCAGGCAGATCGACCCTGCCGACGCGCGCCGGGCCGTCCGTGAGTATCTGGAGACGCTGGACGAAGCCGCCTTTGGCGCGGCCAGCGAGGTGCAGCCCAAGTTTACCTCGCATTCCGACCCGGCCAGCCAGTGGACGGCCGCCCGTAAAGGTCCGGCGTTCTTCAGCTATTCCGACAATTACCTGATCGATACGGACCATGGCGTGATTGTGGACGTGGAGGCCACGAGGTCGATCCGTCAAGCCGAGGTCGGATCGACGAAGACCATGCTTGAGCGGGTGAAGGCCAAGTTCGACTTGCACCCAGAGCGCCTGATCGCGGACACGGCCTATGGCACCGCGCCGATGTTAGGATGGCTGGTTGACCGCAAAATTGCCCCGCACATCCCTGTCTTCGACAAGTCGGGGCGCAGCGACGGGACCTGGACCCGGGCCGACTTCGAGTGGGATGCCGAGAACAATCAATACATCTGCCCCGAAGGCCACGAGCTGAAGCAATTCCGCCGGAACTACTCCGATCCGAACCGCGGGCCGACCGGCAAGGGCGTCGCCAAATACCGGTGCCTGAAGCACACCTGCCAGGCCTGCCCCTCGAAGTCGCGTTGCTGCCCCAACATGGACTTCCGGTCGATCACCCGCGAGGAACACGAAGACGCCCGCCAGGTTGCCCGCGACATTGCGAAAACCGAGCAATACGCGATCTCGATGAAGCTGAGGAAGAAGGTCGAAATGCTATTCGCTCACCTCAAACGCATCCTCGGCCTGAACAGGCTCCGATTACGTGGTCCATGCGGAGCAAATGACGAATTCCTCCTCGCCGCCACCGCCCAGAACCTCAGGAAACTGGCCAGGATACTTCCTGCACCGCAGCAAGTGCGGACAGCCTGA
- a CDS encoding DsbA family protein, translating to MASLTIDFFHDVVCCWCFNISSRMRALEEEFDLDVRHRTFVLQASRAEMAARWGAPEDARETILGHWEACREVSDQPTLVDIDAMRAAPFDYPHGMIAALGCKAAERIGGQAAHWGMFDCLQRAHLGEARNIADIETILAVARDLGFEAAAFRDAFDDPVTAQAVDADRRQARALQVRSIPTLIVRETGSRLINGPREDLAAQLRASLRLVA from the coding sequence ATGGCATCCCTTACCATAGATTTCTTTCACGACGTCGTCTGCTGCTGGTGCTTCAACATCTCGTCGCGGATGCGGGCGCTTGAGGAAGAGTTCGATCTCGATGTCCGGCACCGGACCTTCGTCCTACAAGCCAGCCGCGCCGAGATGGCCGCACGCTGGGGCGCACCCGAGGACGCCCGCGAGACCATCCTCGGCCATTGGGAGGCGTGCCGCGAGGTCAGCGACCAACCAACGCTCGTCGATATCGACGCCATGCGGGCCGCGCCCTTCGACTATCCTCACGGCATGATCGCCGCGCTTGGCTGCAAGGCTGCCGAACGGATTGGCGGGCAAGCCGCACATTGGGGCATGTTCGACTGCTTGCAACGGGCGCATCTCGGCGAAGCCCGCAATATTGCCGATATCGAAACTATCCTGGCAGTGGCTCGGGATCTCGGGTTCGAAGCCGCTGCCTTTCGCGATGCGTTCGACGACCCGGTTACGGCACAGGCGGTCGACGCCGATCGGCGACAGGCCCGCGCGCTTCAGGTCCGCTCTATCCCCACGCTCATCGTGCGCGAAACAGGATCGCGCCTCATCAATGGACCGCGAGAGGATTTGGCCGCGCAGCTCCGCGCCTCCCTCCGTCTTGTCGCTTGA
- a CDS encoding thiamine pyrophosphate-requiring protein, with product MRDQTALVRETSKWDYELRFPEQVAEVADRAWAIANSTPRGPVYVSLPREVLCEETPSDGLDLPATMQPTRGHASADKIAKAAQILAAAKHPVIFAQHGAGSAEGFAALSALAEDWGIPVCQYWAVALALPTDHPMATAPDPAPLIEEADAILVLNALAPWAPDAHKPKADCKIIQLAQDPLKTRTPIRNFRSDLSIACDTAEGILALKQAMDGLRDGKAGALAPRRAAVAAKNAEARARIMAGAEAGCDGQMTKDWVCLCLSRAIQDREATVLSELGCPMAPMTLSHHQAWFQEPHAGGLGWSFPAALGMQLANRDRLIVATMGDGSYMFSNPVVCHQIAEALDLPLLMVIVNNAEWGAVRQSVLGIYPDSFAARTNEMPPTQLSPVPDFTKVAEGSRAWAQRVETGKDLPAAISAALAHIDEKRGLALLDVRVRP from the coding sequence ATGCGCGACCAGACCGCATTGGTGCGCGAGACGAGCAAGTGGGATTACGAGCTGCGCTTTCCCGAGCAGGTGGCCGAGGTTGCCGACCGGGCCTGGGCGATTGCAAATTCCACGCCGCGCGGGCCGGTCTATGTCAGCCTCCCGCGCGAGGTGCTCTGCGAAGAGACCCCGTCCGACGGGCTGGACCTGCCGGCAACGATGCAGCCCACCCGCGGCCATGCCAGCGCCGATAAAATCGCGAAGGCCGCGCAGATCCTCGCGGCTGCGAAACACCCGGTGATCTTTGCCCAGCACGGCGCAGGCAGCGCCGAGGGGTTTGCCGCGCTTTCTGCGCTGGCCGAGGACTGGGGCATTCCGGTCTGCCAATACTGGGCCGTGGCGCTTGCCCTGCCCACCGATCACCCGATGGCCACCGCGCCCGATCCGGCCCCGCTGATCGAAGAGGCGGACGCGATCTTGGTGCTTAACGCGCTGGCCCCCTGGGCACCGGATGCGCACAAGCCCAAGGCCGATTGCAAGATCATTCAACTGGCGCAGGACCCGCTGAAAACCCGCACCCCGATCCGCAACTTCCGCTCCGACCTCTCTATCGCCTGCGACACGGCAGAGGGGATCCTGGCGCTGAAACAGGCGATGGATGGCCTGCGTGACGGCAAGGCAGGCGCGCTCGCGCCCCGTCGCGCCGCGGTTGCCGCGAAGAACGCCGAGGCACGCGCCCGGATCATGGCCGGGGCGGAAGCCGGCTGTGACGGGCAGATGACCAAGGACTGGGTCTGCCTCTGCCTGTCGCGCGCCATCCAAGACCGCGAGGCCACCGTGCTGTCGGAACTTGGCTGCCCGATGGCGCCGATGACGCTGAGCCACCACCAGGCGTGGTTTCAGGAACCCCATGCCGGGGGCCTGGGCTGGAGCTTTCCGGCGGCGCTGGGGATGCAGCTTGCCAATCGCGACAGGCTGATCGTCGCGACCATGGGCGACGGCTCCTACATGTTCTCCAACCCGGTCGTCTGCCACCAGATCGCCGAGGCGCTGGACCTGCCGCTGCTCATGGTGATCGTCAACAATGCCGAGTGGGGCGCGGTGCGCCAGTCGGTGCTGGGCATCTACCCCGACAGCTTTGCCGCGCGCACCAACGAGATGCCGCCGACCCAGCTGTCGCCCGTGCCCGACTTCACCAAGGTGGCCGAAGGCAGCCGCGCCTGGGCGCAGCGGGTTGAAACCGGGAAAGACCTACCAGCCGCGATCAGCGCCGCCCTGGCCCATATTGATGAAAAGCGCGGTCTGGCCCTGCTGGACGTGCGCGTGCGCCCCTGA
- a CDS encoding lysylphosphatidylglycerol synthase domain-containing protein encodes MISRRSALALAVSAGLLALVLWVADVGAIDLSAIRPVLLLPAVAAYVAVLALRGAQLRLLAPPTGAGHGRWVALAGRHQLVFILSPSGAGDLAFPLLAKRMVGLATVPGAALIAGARLRDICAVLGLGCAGLAGTGHVPLLAGAGAAVCCAALYFSDVTVALAGRLLRRLRKVPPPEPAQFAPTRLLAALLTLLLWLTASGGIMAGFAAAGYPLGPFEAWVMLAGLNVAGALALSLAGLGVAEAGAAGVLVFLGMPMAEAAALAIVARPLLLLSNAAASGVIEAVTRLTGRALA; translated from the coding sequence ATGATATCAAGGCGTAGCGCCCTCGCCCTTGCCGTCAGCGCCGGGCTTCTGGCGCTGGTGCTCTGGGTTGCCGATGTCGGCGCCATCGACCTCTCCGCCATACGCCCCGTGCTGCTGCTGCCCGCTGTCGCGGCCTATGTCGCCGTGCTGGCGCTGCGGGGCGCACAACTGCGCCTGCTGGCCCCGCCCACCGGCGCGGGCCATGGCCGCTGGGTCGCGCTTGCCGGGCGTCACCAACTGGTGTTCATCCTCTCGCCCTCTGGCGCGGGAGACCTGGCTTTTCCACTGCTCGCAAAGCGCATGGTGGGCCTGGCCACCGTCCCGGGAGCGGCGCTCATCGCCGGGGCGCGGCTGCGTGATATCTGTGCCGTTCTCGGGCTGGGTTGCGCTGGGCTCGCGGGCACCGGGCATGTGCCGCTGCTGGCCGGGGCCGGGGCGGCGGTGTGCTGCGCTGCGCTCTACTTCTCCGATGTCACCGTGGCGCTCGCCGGGCGTCTCTTGCGCCGCCTTCGCAAAGTGCCGCCACCTGAGCCGGCGCAATTTGCGCCCACCCGCCTGCTCGCCGCATTGCTCACGCTGCTGCTCTGGCTCACCGCCTCAGGCGGGATTATGGCGGGCTTCGCGGCGGCCGGCTATCCTCTGGGGCCATTCGAGGCCTGGGTCATGCTGGCGGGCCTCAACGTGGCCGGCGCGCTGGCGCTCTCGCTGGCCGGGCTTGGTGTGGCCGAAGCCGGCGCGGCAGGCGTGCTTGTGTTTCTTGGCATGCCTATGGCCGAGGCGGCGGCGCTGGCCATCGTCGCCCGGCCGCTGTTGCTGCTCTCCAACGCTGCAGCCAGCGGTGTGATCGAGGCCGTCACCCGGCTGACCGGGCGCGCCTTGGCCTGA
- the arsB gene encoding ACR3 family arsenite efflux transporter — translation MSVFERYLTVWVALAMAGGIALGAALPALVQLVAAAEVARVNLVVAVLIWAMVYPMMVGVDPAALKSAVKQPRGLAITLAVNWLIKPFSMALLAVLFFDYVFAPWIAPEDAAQYTAGLILLGAAPCTAMVFVWSQLTKGDENYTLLQVSVNDVVMVFAFAPIVAFLLGVTDIEVPWETLLLSVLLFVLLPLVAGVLTRKRLATAERIAGFQNRVKPWSMIGLIATVAILFALQGSTILARPQVIALIAVPIILQSYGIFALAYAAAFALKVPHRIAAPCALIGTSNFFELAVAVAISLFGLNSGAALATVVGVLVEVPVMLSLVSFANRTRARFA, via the coding sequence GTGAGTGTTTTTGAACGTTACCTGACCGTCTGGGTCGCGCTGGCCATGGCCGGGGGCATCGCCCTTGGTGCGGCGCTGCCTGCATTGGTGCAGCTTGTAGCGGCGGCGGAGGTGGCGCGGGTCAACCTCGTGGTGGCCGTGCTGATCTGGGCGATGGTCTATCCGATGATGGTGGGCGTGGACCCGGCGGCGCTGAAATCGGCAGTGAAGCAACCCAGGGGGCTGGCGATTACGCTGGCGGTGAACTGGCTGATCAAACCCTTCAGCATGGCGCTGCTGGCGGTGCTGTTCTTCGACTACGTCTTCGCGCCGTGGATCGCACCGGAGGATGCGGCGCAATACACCGCCGGGCTGATCCTGCTGGGCGCGGCGCCCTGCACCGCGATGGTTTTTGTATGGTCGCAGCTGACCAAGGGCGACGAGAACTACACGCTGTTGCAGGTGAGCGTGAACGACGTGGTGATGGTCTTTGCCTTTGCACCCATCGTGGCCTTTCTGCTGGGTGTGACCGACATCGAAGTGCCTTGGGAGACGCTGCTGCTTTCGGTGCTGCTCTTTGTGCTGTTGCCACTGGTGGCCGGGGTGCTGACCCGGAAGCGGCTGGCCACGGCAGAGCGAATTGCGGGGTTTCAGAATAGGGTGAAACCTTGGTCGATGATCGGGCTGATTGCGACGGTGGCGATATTGTTTGCGCTTCAAGGGTCAACGATTTTGGCCCGCCCGCAGGTGATTGCGCTGATCGCGGTGCCGATCATCCTGCAAAGCTACGGGATCTTTGCGTTGGCCTATGCTGCGGCCTTTGCGCTGAAGGTGCCGCACCGGATTGCCGCGCCCTGTGCGCTGATCGGCACCTCGAACTTTTTCGAGCTGGCGGTGGCGGTGGCAATCTCGCTCTTCGGGCTCAACTCGGGCGCGGCGCTGGCGACCGTTGTAGGCGTGTTGGTGGAGGTGCCAGTGATGCTGTCGCTGGTCAGCTTTGCCAACCGAACGCGGGCGCGGTTTGCTTAA
- a CDS encoding helix-turn-helix domain-containing protein, translated as METVIPDRLTILGHPQRLALFRLLMRRYPDRLPAGEIAEAMGLKASTLSAYLSALNGAGLVTQTRAGTSLLYAIDMAGVRQTFEYLLLDCCRGRPELCATFPDLITQGNDPMADRKYNVLFICTGNSARSIFAETLLRDAAGDRFNVFSAGTRPQSELNPFAVRLLEEKGHDVGHLRAKNVDEFTGPDAPDLDFVFTVCNQAANEECPAWEGQPVSGHWGMEDPVKVEGTDAEKALAFQQAYGALKHRITAFTALPLATLDRIALQSAVDEIGREKEDHA; from the coding sequence ATGGAAACAGTGATTCCCGACCGTCTGACAATTCTTGGCCACCCCCAGCGGCTGGCCCTGTTTCGGCTGCTGATGCGCCGCTACCCCGACCGCCTGCCAGCGGGGGAGATCGCGGAGGCGATGGGGCTGAAGGCCAGCACGCTCAGTGCCTATCTTTCGGCGCTGAATGGGGCGGGCCTTGTCACCCAGACGCGGGCGGGCACATCGCTGCTCTATGCGATTGATATGGCAGGCGTGCGACAGACCTTTGAATATCTCCTGCTTGATTGCTGCCGGGGCCGCCCGGAGCTTTGCGCCACTTTCCCTGACCTTATAACCCAAGGAAACGACCCGATGGCTGACCGCAAATACAACGTGCTGTTCATCTGCACCGGAAATTCCGCCCGCTCGATCTTTGCCGAAACCCTGCTGCGCGATGCGGCGGGCGACCGGTTTAACGTGTTCTCCGCCGGCACACGGCCGCAATCGGAGCTGAACCCCTTTGCGGTGCGGTTGCTGGAGGAAAAGGGGCATGACGTTGGGCACCTGAGGGCGAAGAACGTGGATGAGTTTACCGGGCCGGATGCGCCGGACCTCGATTTCGTGTTCACCGTCTGCAACCAGGCCGCCAACGAGGAATGCCCCGCGTGGGAAGGCCAGCCGGTGAGCGGGCATTGGGGAATGGAAGACCCGGTGAAGGTGGAGGGCACGGACGCCGAGAAGGCGCTGGCCTTTCAGCAGGCCTATGGCGCGCTGAAGCACCGGATTACCGCCTTTACCGCTCTGCCGCTGGCCACGCTGGACCGGATCGCGCTGCAATCGGCTGTGGATGAGATTGGCCGCGAGAAAGAGGACCACGCCTGA
- the arsJ gene encoding organoarsenical effux MFS transporter ArsJ: MLTDGALRMLVLLHFHTLGFSPVQLAYLFVLYEIAGMVTNLSAGWIAARFGLVATLYAGLGLQVVALLALTLLDPGWAVGASVAFVMCVQGASGVAKDLAKMSSKSAVKLLAPSEKGGLFRWVAVLTGSKNAVKGLGFLLGAALLAVIGFTGAVLAMAVVLGVILAAIAALMPSGLPTGRKGAKFSEVFSKSANVNWLSAARVFLFGARDVWFVVGIPIYFYAVLSDGTEEGNRAAFFMIGTFMAVWVILYGAVQAAAPRLLRAAERDEGDLIRAARGWAGALFVVPAALTAAVLASPEPQPWLTATLVVGLLAFGALFAVNSSLHSYLILAFTRVERVTMDVGFYYMANAGGRLLGTVLSGLTYQIGGLGLVLGTAAVMVALAALLSGRLDAEAQPA; this comes from the coding sequence ATGCTGACGGATGGGGCGCTGCGGATGCTGGTGCTGCTGCACTTTCATACGCTGGGCTTTTCGCCGGTGCAGTTGGCCTATCTGTTTGTGCTCTACGAGATCGCCGGGATGGTAACGAACCTGTCCGCCGGCTGGATCGCCGCGCGCTTCGGGCTGGTGGCGACGCTTTATGCGGGGCTTGGGCTTCAGGTGGTGGCGCTGCTGGCGCTGACGCTGCTTGACCCGGGTTGGGCCGTGGGCGCCTCTGTGGCCTTCGTGATGTGTGTTCAGGGCGCGAGCGGGGTGGCGAAGGACTTGGCGAAGATGTCTTCCAAGTCTGCCGTGAAGCTTCTGGCGCCTTCGGAGAAGGGCGGGTTGTTTCGCTGGGTTGCGGTGCTGACCGGCTCGAAGAACGCAGTGAAGGGCCTGGGCTTTCTGCTTGGAGCGGCGCTGCTGGCGGTGATCGGGTTCACCGGGGCGGTGTTGGCGATGGCCGTGGTGCTGGGCGTGATATTGGCGGCGATCGCGGCGCTGATGCCGAGCGGACTGCCGACCGGGCGCAAGGGGGCGAAATTCTCTGAAGTGTTCTCGAAATCGGCCAATGTGAACTGGCTTTCTGCTGCCCGGGTGTTCCTGTTCGGGGCGCGGGACGTGTGGTTCGTCGTCGGTATCCCGATCTACTTTTACGCCGTGCTTTCAGACGGCACGGAAGAGGGTAACCGGGCGGCGTTTTTCATGATCGGCACGTTCATGGCGGTTTGGGTGATCCTCTATGGCGCGGTGCAGGCCGCCGCGCCCCGGCTGCTGCGGGCGGCGGAGCGTGACGAGGGCGACCTGATCCGAGCGGCGCGGGGCTGGGCGGGGGCGCTGTTTGTGGTGCCTGCCGCGCTGACGGCCGCCGTGCTCGCCTCGCCCGAGCCGCAACCGTGGCTGACGGCCACGCTGGTGGTGGGATTACTCGCTTTTGGCGCGCTCTTTGCCGTGAACTCCTCGTTGCATTCCTACCTCATCCTCGCCTTCACGCGGGTCGAGCGGGTGACGATGGATGTGGGGTTTTACTACATGGCCAATGCTGGCGGACGGCTGCTGGGCACCGTTCTTTCTGGCCTCACCTACCAGATCGGCGGGCTGGGCCTTGTGCTGGGCACCGCTGCCGTCATGGTGGCGCTCGCCGCGCTGCTCTCTGGCCGGCTCGATGCGGAGGCGCAACCGGCGTGA